A region from the Nicotiana tabacum plastid, complete genome genome encodes:
- the psaC gene encoding photosystem I subunit VII (9 kDa protein): MSHSVKIYDTCIGCTQCVRACPTDVLEMIPWDGCKAKQIASAPRTEDCVGCKRCESACPTDFLSVRVYLWHETTRSMGLAY, encoded by the coding sequence ATGTCACATTCAGTAAAGATTTATGATACGTGTATAGGATGTACTCAATGTGTCCGAGCCTGCCCCACCGATGTATTAGAAATGATACCTTGGGACGGTTGTAAGGCTAAACAAATTGCTTCTGCTCCACGAACAGAGGACTGTGTTGGTTGTAAGAGATGTGAATCCGCCTGTCCAACAGATTTCTTGAGTGTCCGAGTTTATTTATGGCATGAAACAACTCGCAGTATGGGTCTAGCTTATTGA